From Quercus lobata isolate SW786 chromosome 1, ValleyOak3.0 Primary Assembly, whole genome shotgun sequence, one genomic window encodes:
- the LOC115992822 gene encoding serine/threonine-protein phosphatase 7 long form homolog, with product MDAANAGRIDHTRPGPIDDSVLTLQSTHRSEAIWNGQDPGALTCRGRTEEFSNREPMVDDRVVDIIKALGLEGLLRQPGRELDHGLITALVERWRPETHTFHMPHGEMTITLQDVEVILGLPIDGDAVTGSTQKTWTAVCEEFLGFQPITQDQHKELHGQRILIKRLLEQVANPLPPNAEEDELHKYARCYILALLGDTIFMDKSGDRVHLMWVQQLEDLRNPRRYSWGSACLAWLYRELCRASHKETSQIGGCLLLLQYWVWARFPYLCPAIERGPPAGAYGPPARGPLYLKWA from the exons ATGGATGCTGCAAATGCTGGACGGATTGACCATACACGGCCTGGCCCTATTGACGATTCGGTGTTAACGTTGCAGTCCACCCATCGATCAGAAGCTATTTGGAATGGGCAG GATCCAGGGGCCCTTACTTGCCGTGGCCGTACTGAAGAGTTCTCCAACCGAGAACCAATGGTAGATGATCGAGTTGTTGATATTATTAAGGCATTGGGCTTGGAGGGACTGCTGAGGCAGCCGGGTAGAGAGCTTGACCACGGCCTAATTACAGCCTTAGTGGAGCGATGGCGGCCCGAGACTCACACCTTCCACATGCCACATGGTGAGATGACCATTACATTGCAGGATGTGGAGGTGATTCTCGGGCTTCCTATCGATGGTGACGCTGTAACAGGGAGCACACAGAAAACTTGGACGGCTGTGTGCGAGGAGTTCCTTGGCTTTCAACCTATAACTCAAGACCAGCATAAGGAACTTCATGGCCAAAGGATTCTCATCAAACGGCTTTTGGAGCAAGTTGCTAATCCATTGCCGCCTAATGCCGAAGAGGATGAGCTGCATAAGTACGCACGATGCTATATCCTAGCGCTACTAGGGGACACAATATTCATGGACAAATCTGGCGATAGGGTGCATCTAATGTGGGTGCAGCAGTTGGAAGACCTTCGCAACCCACGAAGGTACAGTTGGGGGAGTGCTTGCCTTGCATGGTTGTACCGAGAGCTATGCAGGGCAAGCCATAAGGAAACCAGTCAAATCGGTGGATGCTTACTGTTGCTGCAGTATTGGGTATGGGCCAGGTTCCCTTATTTGTGCCCGGCAATTGAGCGTGGCCCACCAGCAGGCGCTTATGGTCCTCCAGCGCGTGGTCCTCTATACCTGAA GTGGGCGTGa